The window CAAAATTGGACAAAAGTTGACAAGAAATATGATTTCCttcatattatatattataaaataccACATTggtttaaaaacatttttaaaaaacacataaaaattgccgatttttattttctgcactcTAAAATTCTCATTCCTATTCTCCCCGAGATATGTAGTTGGTGTATCATTTTAACACAGTGAAATTAAATCTGAACTTCGAAAATCTGCTTTAACTTTTGGAGAAAAAGTCTGaaaatttagggtttttggATGATTAGGGTTCCTGTTCCCAACTGCAAAAGACATACATATATTTgtatgaaataaaatcttttgaaTTACAAGATTGCaccaaaagaaaattaagaagTAGCACagtttaatagtatatgatattataatataaataatagtattaccATAGTCAAATTAAATTCCAGAAGATTGCATCTGATGAAAATTTGAGGCCACACCTTCACtatttttcttcctctttcttttcttcttcttataAGGGATTCCGCGGGCAGTCGCCTGGGAATCCCTGACATCCCTGAGATAAACCCTGATGGCCCCGTTGGCAAAAGGGTTTGTCTCAGGGGCCCCACCGTTCTCCTCGTAGGCCGCCCTGAGGCGGCCCACGAGGGCATCTAGGCTGCCCCACGCCTGCCTGAGAGGGCAAGCGCAGGGGCCCACTGGGTCGGGCTGGCCAAAGAAGACGCAGCCGTGGACGTGGACCTTGGTCTTCCCAAACTGATCTAAGTACTTCATGAAATCCAGCACGTGCGTGTAGTTGCACTGCGGCAGCGCCACCGCGGGCCGCTGGTTCTGCAGGTACTGCCCGAAGGTGTTCCAGTCGCGTCGCTTCTGTGATTCGTACCGGCTCAGCTGAGGCCGcggtggtggaggtggaggtggaggagcTGAGGATCCTTCACCACTTGGATCAATATTGGGCATCatctttgcttttttttttggtattttaatttattgaatttttgtgGGAGAGAGGATATAGTATATGGTTTGCAAATGGGGagtgatttaatttaagtGGGTGATCAAATCATGAGGTTATTGAGGAGACAAGAGATGGACCTATCTGAGTGCTTTAAgccttttttcttcattgacAACTCCATTTTCTTCCTTTAATGGTGTATTAAGTTTGgatattagtatttattaattaattggattaCTTTGTTCATTTTCGGTATATATGCTAGCTAGTGGTaaaagaattaagaaaataatttttagaaCATCCCAACAAAGTTTgaattattacatttttttgataaaaaccGAACATCTATTcagtcttattttattcaattaccTATTTTACTTTCACTTATCTCTTCTACTTCTTTCCTctcccatattttttttttatttttagttaatccatttaacacaagttcttaatcttcgtgcctAAAAATTTTGTCCCAATTTggttgggacagagggagtacaatatatATCAAGATGTCAAATTATAgaactattttttgttaacTTAAAGCCAACCTGGTCAACCACGCTAAATGTTGGGACGATGTATTAGCCTCTGGCTATCGGCAGAAGGAATGCAttgaaataccaaaaaaaactaGTTTAGCACATAGATCTTGATTAAGATTTTTCACGCATATACTATCCATGTGAATTGATCAAACCATTTGGTCAATCTCCTACTTCTTAGTGCACTGGATATTGGGACGAAAGATTATTTCTCCGGTTATCGGCAAAAGCAATACTTTGGgttaaaaaaaacagattgACATAGatcatgatttttatttttcacacattaatatactagtatatcaattttttttattctcaagTAACTGGATAAAGTTAGgtttacatatatttaatgttCCCCTTTTAGAAATTCAAATACAATGCAAATATGTATGTTGGTGTGTTAGACCAACAAAAATAAGTGAAAGGCGATCACTATAAATAGTGCAATTTGAAAATGAGAG is drawn from Salvia hispanica cultivar TCC Black 2014 chromosome 6, UniMelb_Shisp_WGS_1.0, whole genome shotgun sequence and contains these coding sequences:
- the LOC125196740 gene encoding protein LIGHT-DEPENDENT SHORT HYPOCOTYLS 10-like; amino-acid sequence: MMPNIDPSGEGSSAPPPPPPPPRPQLSRYESQKRRDWNTFGQYLQNQRPAVALPQCNYTHVLDFMKYLDQFGKTKVHVHGCVFFGQPDPVGPCACPLRQAWGSLDALVGRLRAAYEENGGAPETNPFANGAIRVYLRDVRDSQATARGIPYKKKKRKRKKNSEGVASNFHQMQSSGI